A single window of Falco peregrinus isolate bFalPer1 chromosome 11, bFalPer1.pri, whole genome shotgun sequence DNA harbors:
- the GPR75 gene encoding probable G-protein coupled receptor 75, whose product MNGSGRLPAGGEAGPPGSALLPLGGNGSAGGPAELREGTHAATLAACASLLALVFCLGSYGNLIVLLSFFDPALRKFRTNFDFMILNLSFCDLFICGVAAPMFAFVLFFDPARGVPGTFCFTFHLTSSGFIIMSLKTVAVIALHRLRMVLGKQPHHAASFPCTLLLTLLLWATSFTLATLATLRTRGSRLCLPMSSFTSGEGKVILYLYVTDFICCVAVVSVSYVMIARTLRRNAQARKCPPAVATEAPRPQSFAGPPATRAPALYRNQSYGKARRAQAHGYAKRLGQPLAATTSRLQLVSAVNLSTAKDSRAVVTCVIIVLSVLVCCLPLGISLVQDMLSSSGGFVLYQFELCGFTLIFFKSGLNPFIYSRNSAGLRRRVLWCLQYVALVFLCCKQKTRLRAMGTGSLEVNRNKSSHHETNSAYMLSPKPQKKFVDQGCGPSHSKESVLSPKASVGHQHYAQSSSTPMNTRIEPYYSIYNSSPSQEASTPNSLQPVNSTLGFAKSYVAMHYHTSNNLGRDCDSAATKQIPVPSV is encoded by the coding sequence atgAACGGGAGCgggcggctgccggcggggggCGAGGCGGGGCCCCCCGGCTCGGCGCTGCTGCCGCTGGGCGGGAACGGCAgcgcgggcggccccgccgagCTGCGGGAGGGCACCCACGCCGCCACCCTGGCGGCCTGCGCCTCCCTGCTGGCCCTCGTCTTCTGCCTCGGCTCCTACGGCAACCTCATCGTCCTGCTGTCCTTCTTCGACCCGGCCCTCCGCAAATTCAGGACCAACTTCGACTTCATGATCCTCAACCTCTCTTTCTGCGACCTCTTCATCTGCGGGGTGGCCGCCCCCATGTTCGCCTTCGTCCTCTTCTTCGACCCGGCCCGAGGCGTCCCAGGCACCTTCTGCTTCACCTTCCATCTCACCAGCTCCGGCTTCATCATCATGTCGCTCAAGACGGTGGCGGTCATTGCCCTGCACCGGCTGCGCatggtgctggggaagcagcCGCACCacgctgcctccttcccctgcaccctcctcctcaccctgctgctgtgggcCACCAGCTTCACCCTGGCCACCCTGGCCACCCTCAGGACCCGCGGCTCCCGCCTCTGCCTGCCCATGTCCAGCTTCACCAGCGGCGAGGGGAAGGTCATCCTCTATCTCTACGTCACCGACTTCATCTGCTGTGTGGCTGTTGTTTCTGTCTCCTATGTCATGATAGCCCGCACCCTGCGGCGCAATGCCCAGGCAAGGAAGTGCCCGCCCGCAGTGGCCACCGAAGCCCCCCGCCCACAGTCCTTTGCAGGGCCACCAGCCACCAGGGCACCTGCCCTGTACAGGAACCAGAGCTACGGTAAGGCACGGCGCGCCCAGGCGCACGGCTATGCCAAGCGTCTCGGCCAGCCGCTGGCGGCCACCACCAGCCGGCTCCAGCTGGTGTCGGCCGTCAACCTGTCCACGGCCAAAGACTCCAGGGCAGTGGTGACGTGTGTCATCATCGTGCTTTCTGTCTTGGtgtgctgcctgcccctgggcaTCTCCTTGGTGCAGGACATGCTCTCCAGCAGCGGCGGCTTTGTTCTCTACCAGTTCGAGCTGTGCGGATTTAccctcatttttttcaaatccgGATTAAACCCTTTTATATATTCCCGCAACAGCGCAGGACTTCGGAGACGAGTCCTCTGGTGCCTGCAGTACGTGGCCCTGGTCTTTTTGTGCTGCAAGCAGAAGACGAGGCTTCGGGCCATGGGGACAGGCAGCCTGGAGGTCAACAGGAACAAGTCGTCCCACCACGAGACTAATTCTGCATACATGTTGTCTCCAAAACCTCAGAAGAAGTTTGTGGACCAGGGCTGTGGCCCCAGTCACTCTAAGGAGAGTGTGCTGAGCCCCAAGGCTTCTGTCGGGCATCAGCACTACGCACAGAGCAGCTCGACCCCCATGAACACGCGGATCGAGCCCTACTACAGTATCTATAacagcagcccttcccaggaAGCGAGCACACCAAATAGCTTACAGCCGGTGAACTCGACTTTGGGCTTTGCCAAGTCCTACGTTGCCATGCATTATCACACCAGCAACAACTTGGGGCGGGACTGTGACAGTGCTGCCACCAAGCAGATACCCGTGCCCTCCGTGTAA